The Pogona vitticeps strain Pit_001003342236 chromosome 3, PviZW2.1, whole genome shotgun sequence genome includes a window with the following:
- the LOC140706737 gene encoding uncharacterized protein LOC140706737 isoform X1, with protein sequence MEGFSFPPELSWGRETCDPARARISEETFRGRLGPPPLLRHGVCTEERAFASDDRQGEVWASSLLGEQTAVPTVRPKKYHLLNDRLLQDPFDPLELEAVYNKVFNNEPRDEPPCLFPAFTTSAPPAGEGPSYTGAQRGAGAVPKAGKEEWLGLKETMDRQAKLIENLVEQQTLIARQIRRQGPEEERTERPAAAVRGGLIAGPAPIRMQKMTSSDDPEAYLHTFERVAVAAGWPREQWTLILIPCLTGLLQEVVDTLSTQEASQYESVKRAILRTLNLTEETYRKRLRDLKWKPGSHPRTVAQRMRANALRWLKPNGEDGERVVDLIVMEQLVQTLGAGAKNWIQRNNPKTLEKAISLLEDYSMTEEAAKEGNTPWAEKGKPRGGEASLSFSNSSTRSAVEPSGTQKFKGKMFEPFGSKPVRPVTVDQRIYAPGTGWREGKDGRPIYTPGAGRASREQMRLMQQDDASLQEPLLAAQPVGTVVKGQTGWELDRGLLYRVEGDGGKKLVVPLKWRSKVMELAHDVPLAGHLAEEKMKARIRQRFWWPEMEKEVREYCVTCPQCQKTQKRPAKGAELMPMPLMDHPFQRIGLDIVGPLVKSAGGHTHILVLVDYSTRYPEAIPLRSTTAKVIAQELMQVFTRLGFPKEVITDQGTNFMSITLKEMWRLLEVKPIHTAVYHPQTNGLVERFNKTLKGMLRKLVMEKPRRWHVLVAPLMFAIREVPQASTGFSPFELMYGWNPRGILDLVREKWEEGQDDAQITVQHVMEMRDHLRTVLSIAKDHLGNAQEGQKRRYDQRVKVREFHPGQKVLLLMHSEQAKLFATWQGPYEVVRKVGAVDYEICMPDKTKKNGIFHVNLLKEWKEREALWGEVGEEFGPEVSKCLSKDLRLEVDEILEEAQQLDVRRLEKEFETVFSGIPGETNLIQHEIHTPPGMVARMGDRTWPYHLRDTINAEVAEMEKLGIIEPSHSPWRSYPVLVPKPDGQVRVCIDFRRLNEISKFDAYPMPKVDDLLERLGGGVYLTSLDLTKGYWQIPVRKEDQEKTAFVTPKGLFHF encoded by the exons ATGGAAGGTTTCAGTTTTCCCCCTGAACTATCCTGGGGGAGGGAGACGTGTGATCCGGCCCGGGCCAGAATATCAGAAGAAACCtttagagggagattgggcccgccacccttgctgCGGCACGGTGTGTGCACTGAGGAGCGCGCCTTTGCGTCAGATGACAGACAGGGAGAAGTTTGGGCCAGCTCCCTTCTAGGCGAACAAACCGCGGTTCCTACTGTTCGTCCTAAGAAGTACCATTTGTTGAATGATCGGTTGTTGCAAGATCCGTTTGATCCTTTAGAGTTGGAAGCTGTTTACAATAAAGTGTTTAATAATGAACCCCGTGATGAGCCTCCGTGTCtgtttcccgccttcaccacaaGTGCCCCCCCCGCTGGAGAAGGACCTTCTTAcactggcgcccaacgtggggcggggGCGGTACCGAAGGCGGGAAAGGAAGAATGGCTGGGACTAAAAGAGACTATGGACCGGCAGGCGAAGTTAATAGAAAATCTGGTTGAACAACAAACGCTGATCGCGAGACAGATAAGGCGGCAAGGGCCAGAGGAAGAGAGAACGGAGAGACCGGCGGCAGCAGTAAGGGGGGGCTTGATAGCAGGGCCTGCCCCCATTCGTATGCAAAAGATGACAAGCTCTGATGATCCTGAGGCCTATTTGCATACCTTTGAGAGAGTGGCTGTAGCAGCTGGGTGGCCGAGAGAACAATGGACCCTTATTTTGATTCCATGCCTTACGGGGCTGTTGCAGGAAGTGGTGGATACTTTGAGCACACAAGAGGCCTCCCAATATGAGTCAGTAAAGAGGGCTATACTTCGAACATTGAATTTGACTGAAGAAACGTATCGGAAAAGACTGAGAGATCTAAAATGGAAGCCGGGTTCCCACCCCCGCACAGTGGCGCAACGGATGAGGGCAAACGCGTTGAGATGGTTAAAACCTAATGGAGAAGACGGCGAGCGGGTAGTGGATTTGATTGTTATGGAGCAACTAGTACAGACGTTAGGAGCTGGCGCGAAAAACTGGATTCAACGAAACAACCCGAAGACGCTGGAGAAAGCAATTTCCTTATTGGAGGATTATAGTATGACGGAGGAGGCAGCGAAAGAAGGCAACACCCCCTGGGCGGAGAAAGGCAAACCACGCGGTGGAGAGGCTTCGCTTTCGTTTTCTAATTCAAGCACGCGGTCAGCAGTAGAGCCAAGCGGAACGCAGAAATTCAAAGGGAAGATGTTCGAACCCTTTGGATCTAAACCTGTGCGCCCGGTAACTGTGGATCAGCGGATTTATGCTCCTGGGACGGGATGGAGAGAGGGCAAGGACGGGCGCCCTATTTACACTCCCGGAGCAGGG CGCGCCTCGCGGGAACAGATGCGATTGATGCAGCAGGACGATGCATCGCTTCAAGAACCATTGCTAGCGGCTCAACCGGTGGGAACTGTGGTGAAGGGGCAAACGGGatgggagttggacaggggattGTTGTATAGGGTGGAGGGAGACGGGGGGAAGAAGCTGGTGGTACCCCTGAAATGGCGAAGTAAGGTAATGGAACTGGCCCATGACGTACCCCTAGCTGGGCAtttggcagaggaaaaaatgaaagcacGAATTAGGCAAAGGTTTTGGTGgccagagatggaaaaggaaGTTAGAGAGTATTGTGTCACCTGTCCACAATGTCAAAAAACGCAAAAGCGCCCAGCAAAGGGTGCTGAATTAATGCCAATGCCCCTCATGGATCACCCTTTTCAAAGAATTGGCCTTGACATAGTAGGACCTCTGGTTAAATCAGCAGGAGGTCATACCCACATTTTAGTGTTGGTGGATTATTCCACCCGATACCCGGAGGCAATCCCCTTAAGGTCCACCACGGCTAAGGTAATCGCGCAAGAGTTAATGCAGGTATTTACAAGACTAGGCTTCCCTAAAGAAGTCATAACAGATCAAGGGACCAACTTTATGAGTATTACACTGAAAGAGATGTGGCGCTTACTTGAAGTCAAACCTATTCACACCGCGGTCTATCATCCACAAACCAATGGCTTAGTGGAGCGTTTTAATAAAACACTAAAAGGCATGTTAAGGAAACTGGTTATGGAAAAACCTAGAAGGTGGCATGTATTAGTGGCACCCTTAATGTTCGCCATTAGGGAGGTACCACAAGCATCTACGGGCTTCTCTCCCTTCGAGTTAATGTACGGATGGAATCCCAGAGGCATACTGGATTTGGTGAGGGAAAAATGGGAAGAGGGCCAAGATGATGCTCAGATCACGGTACAGCATGTGATGGAAATGAGGGACCATTTGAGGACTGTTCTAAGTATTGCCAAAGATCATTTGGGAAACGCCCAAGAGGGACAAAAAAGAAGGTATGACCAAAGGGTAAAAGTTAGAGAATTCCACCCAGGCCAAAAAGTCTTGCTATTGATGCATTCCGAACAAGCTAAACTATTTGCCACGTGGCAAGGTCCCTACGAAGTGGTTAGGAAGGTAGGAGCGGTGGATTATGAAATATGCATGCCGGATAAGACCAAAAAGAATGGGATTTTTCACGTCAATTTGTTGAAGgaatggaaggaaagggaagcccTGTGGGGGGAAGTAGGAGAGGAATTTGGTCCCGAAGTAAGTAAGTGCCTAAGTAAAGACCTAAGGTTAGAGGTTGATGAAATTTTGGAAGAGGCCCAACAACTAGATGTGAGGAGGTTGGAAAAGGAATTCGAAACGGTATTTTCAGGCATACCCGGGGAGACAAATCTCATTCAGCATGAAATTCATACACCCCCGGGGATGGTTGCTAGAATGGGGGATAGGACCTGGCCCTATCATTTGAGAGATACTATCAATGCTGAGGTagcagagatggaaaaattaGGCATCATAGAACCATCCCACAGCCCTTGGCGAAGCTACCCCGTACTAGTTCCTAAGCCAGATGGGCAAGTTAGGGTATGTATTGATTTCAGGCGCCTTAACGAAATTTCTAAATTTGATGCCTACCCCATGCCAAAAGTGGATGACCTCTtggagaggctgggggggggcgtCTACCTGACCTCGCTGGACCTCActaaaggttactggcaaattccaGTAAGGAAGGAAGACCAGGAGAAAACCGCCTTTGTCACCCCCAAGGGgctgttccatttttaa
- the LOC140706737 gene encoding uncharacterized protein LOC140706737 isoform X2 yields MEGFSFPPELSWGRETCDPARARISEETFRGRLGPPPLLRHGVCTEERAFASDDRQGEVWASSLLGEQTAVPTVRPKKYHLLNDRLLQDPFDPLELEAVYNKVFNNEPRDEPPCLFPAFTTSAPPAGEGPSYTGAQRGAGAVPKAGKEEWLGLKETMDRQAKLIENLVEQQTLIARQIRRQGPEEERTERPAAAVRGGLIAGPAPIRMQKMTSSDDPEAYLHTFERVAVAAGWPREQWTLILIPCLTGLLQEVVDTLSTQEASQYESVKRAILRTLNLTEETYRKRLRDLKWKPGSHPRTVAQRMRANALRWLKPNGEDGERVVDLIVMEQLVQTLGAGAKNWIQRNNPKTLEKAISLLEDYSMTEEAAKEGNTPWAEKGKPRGGEASLSFSNSSTRSAVEPSGTQKFKGKMFEPFGSKPVRPVTVDQRIYAPGTGWREGKDGRPIYTPGAGRASREQMRLMQQDDASLQEPLLAAQPDRGEPELESRTAHSEGGACEGD; encoded by the exons ATGGAAGGTTTCAGTTTTCCCCCTGAACTATCCTGGGGGAGGGAGACGTGTGATCCGGCCCGGGCCAGAATATCAGAAGAAACCtttagagggagattgggcccgccacccttgctgCGGCACGGTGTGTGCACTGAGGAGCGCGCCTTTGCGTCAGATGACAGACAGGGAGAAGTTTGGGCCAGCTCCCTTCTAGGCGAACAAACCGCGGTTCCTACTGTTCGTCCTAAGAAGTACCATTTGTTGAATGATCGGTTGTTGCAAGATCCGTTTGATCCTTTAGAGTTGGAAGCTGTTTACAATAAAGTGTTTAATAATGAACCCCGTGATGAGCCTCCGTGTCtgtttcccgccttcaccacaaGTGCCCCCCCCGCTGGAGAAGGACCTTCTTAcactggcgcccaacgtggggcggggGCGGTACCGAAGGCGGGAAAGGAAGAATGGCTGGGACTAAAAGAGACTATGGACCGGCAGGCGAAGTTAATAGAAAATCTGGTTGAACAACAAACGCTGATCGCGAGACAGATAAGGCGGCAAGGGCCAGAGGAAGAGAGAACGGAGAGACCGGCGGCAGCAGTAAGGGGGGGCTTGATAGCAGGGCCTGCCCCCATTCGTATGCAAAAGATGACAAGCTCTGATGATCCTGAGGCCTATTTGCATACCTTTGAGAGAGTGGCTGTAGCAGCTGGGTGGCCGAGAGAACAATGGACCCTTATTTTGATTCCATGCCTTACGGGGCTGTTGCAGGAAGTGGTGGATACTTTGAGCACACAAGAGGCCTCCCAATATGAGTCAGTAAAGAGGGCTATACTTCGAACATTGAATTTGACTGAAGAAACGTATCGGAAAAGACTGAGAGATCTAAAATGGAAGCCGGGTTCCCACCCCCGCACAGTGGCGCAACGGATGAGGGCAAACGCGTTGAGATGGTTAAAACCTAATGGAGAAGACGGCGAGCGGGTAGTGGATTTGATTGTTATGGAGCAACTAGTACAGACGTTAGGAGCTGGCGCGAAAAACTGGATTCAACGAAACAACCCGAAGACGCTGGAGAAAGCAATTTCCTTATTGGAGGATTATAGTATGACGGAGGAGGCAGCGAAAGAAGGCAACACCCCCTGGGCGGAGAAAGGCAAACCACGCGGTGGAGAGGCTTCGCTTTCGTTTTCTAATTCAAGCACGCGGTCAGCAGTAGAGCCAAGCGGAACGCAGAAATTCAAAGGGAAGATGTTCGAACCCTTTGGATCTAAACCTGTGCGCCCGGTAACTGTGGATCAGCGGATTTATGCTCCTGGGACGGGATGGAGAGAGGGCAAGGACGGGCGCCCTATTTACACTCCCGGAGCAGGG CGCGCCTCGCGGGAACAGATGCGATTGATGCAGCAGGACGATGCATCGCTTCAAGAACCATTGCTAGCGGCTCAACCG GACAGAGGGGAGCCCGAACTGGAGTCGAGGACGGCCCACTCGgaagggggggcgtgtgaaggtgattga